The proteins below come from a single Magallana gigas chromosome 10, xbMagGiga1.1, whole genome shotgun sequence genomic window:
- the LOC105340460 gene encoding uncharacterized protein has protein sequence MSASKKIKLEEKTSVCGFIQHVSPIKTSRTNNKYFNATVQVQRDTFKKVACFDVMKHSTLVEASQARTPLKLTDVQIVPSRLDSAKTEVLVNYKSRVEVSRQLSFSYQKSTEDDHDSAGEKFKTLKEVQNTPEFNKVAVEVKILSAKEVSVQIVRELPIQKQEVIVGDSTATMKLTLWDEMVTKLEIGKSYRLNQLSTRLFQNVKTITATKATSIESIDDLVNCLQAPEDNDVIEKEGKITQVGLVMHFSCEMCKGKVALPDDDSKFIRCPTCKMKMAKQTLQKSMNGTLCFSYGNQKVKLSIFSSTLFTMCIANHLSVDNAENIEDFLLSNSFRVAYSNETKNVQNIVHLTNVAGVNQ, from the exons ATGTCAGCAAGTAAGAAAATTAAACTTGAGGAAAAAACTAGCGTTTGCGGTTTTATACAACATGTGTCACCGATAAAAACAAGCCGCACTAACAATAAATACTTTAACGCTACGGTACAAGTCCAACGAGATACCTTTAAAAAGGTTGCCTGCTTTGATGTGATGAAGCACTCTACCTTGGTCGAGGCCAGTCAAGCGAGAACGCCACTGAAACTTACAGATGTACAAATAGTACCCAGTCGATTAGACTCAGCCAAAACAGAAGTTCTTGTCAACTACAAAAGTAGAGTTGAAGTATCCagacaattatcattttcataccAGAAATCTACAGAGGATGATCATGACTCGGCAGGAGAAAAGTTCAAAACGCTGAAAGAAGTGCAGAACACCCCAGAATTCAACAAG GTTGCTGTTGAAGTCAAGATTTTGTCAGCAAAAGAAGTATCAGTACAAATAGTCAGAGAACTTCCAATTCAAAAGCAAGAAGTCATCGTTGGAGATAGCACGGCAACAATGAAATTGACACTATGGGATGAGATGGTGACAAAGCTAGAAATTGGCAAAAGTTACAGATTGAATCAACTCTCAACCCGTCTGTTCCAAAATGTAAAAACTATTACGGCTACGAAAGCTACAAGCATTGAAAGCATTGATGATTTGGTCAATTGTTTACAGGCACCTGAAGATAATGATGTCATTGAAAAGGAAGGAAAAATAACCCAAGTAGGTTTAGTGATGCACTTTTCATGTGAAATGTGTAAGGGAAAAGTTGCCCTGCCAGATGATGATTCTAAATTCATCAGATGCCCAACCTGCAAAATGAAAATGGCCAAACAAACTCTACAAAAATCCATGAATGGTACTCTCTGCTTCTCTTATGGAAACCAGAAAGTAAAGCTATCAATTTTCTCCTcaacattatttacaatgtgTATTGCTAATCACCTCAGTGTTGATAATGCGGAAAACATTGAAGATTTTCTTCTGTCAAATTCTTTCAGAGTAGCGTactcaaatgaaacaaaaaatgtgcaaaacaTTGTCCATCTTACTAATGTTGCTGGTGTAAACCAATAG